One Portunus trituberculatus isolate SZX2019 chromosome 43, ASM1759143v1, whole genome shotgun sequence DNA segment encodes these proteins:
- the LOC123518133 gene encoding keratin-associated protein 19-2-like has translation MSKTVFFVLSMLVVLATAKPAPNPEPEPEAKADPGYLSYGGYGGHGGFGGFGGYGGYGGHGGFGGFGGFGGFGHGGYGGYGHGGYGYGHGGYGGYGYHG, from the exons ATGAGCAAGACC GTGTTCTTCGTGCTGTCcatgctggtggtgctggccaCCGCCAAACCCGCCCCCAACCCTGAGCCTGAGCCTGAGGCTAAGGCAGACCCTGGATACCTTAGTTACGGAGGATATGGCGGACACGGAGGTTTTGGTGGATTCGGAGGTTATGGTGGCTACGGAGGTCATGGTGGCTTTGGAGGCTTTGGTGGCTTTGGTGGTTTCGGTCACGGAGGATATGGCGGCTATGGCCACGGTGGCTACGGTTATGGtcatggtggttatggtggatATGGATATCATG gTTAA